Proteins from one Syngnathoides biaculeatus isolate LvHL_M chromosome 8, ASM1980259v1, whole genome shotgun sequence genomic window:
- the ppp1r13l gene encoding LOW QUALITY PROTEIN: relA-associated inhibitor (The sequence of the model RefSeq protein was modified relative to this genomic sequence to represent the inferred CDS: inserted 2 bases in 1 codon): MTSQSTYGSNILFQTMNDDLNASLASADELAKEFNSMLREASSRPTGTQHASQVPQHNISPAPSTLGGSSSWNNLSATSTPYQPSASTLHPMDSTITMIKSAPTSPAPSISPLSSPKISRATSPLPRVVPDGYTYRQLSPKHSPQNXRSYDQSPRGSVSYAERSPSPSRTATSHLPVPSPNRLSPFEGRRSPRPDRGPSPLTFHHAVAETLPRTFTFRQPDEGVQRQKSPSKWNETDLDMSFERKPHHTYDKGEWIRASVPNSNWRESNLDGPPPAPSPKKNHRASPLQFPHGSLSRNSRVTVLPEVVSPTQSHQYHQQPIISRISIPPLATQSRQRRPIPLSVIMRLQNPHWGGMSALTTPGRPPGDPWEAPYQPTASRNLFNPAAMQPPPELRQPAVYSDALNPGDIDAELSRLDLVHHLPMIHESEPHTSQGPPRPLSPTRLQPVVAPEAHSQEIPDLEELLRIRSEIPRPLKRRGSADQSRPLKNASQYEPNQYKKLINKLFQRKEQRHKGEGGGERGSESGTSSEGEDNSAAPPPSQAPKASKHQDCRNYHSILRASRERKSTGRRARLSPLVLALDGALVGELETVQRAVQEMLDPSQPNDEGITALHNAICGGHYNVVDFLVRIGANVSAPDSHGWTPLHCAASCNDRPLCEFLVRNGAAVMAMTESDGATAAQKCDPYAVAFEECESFLRGVEEAMGMENSGVLYALWSYPAQAPDELTFREGDMVTILQKADGSDWWWASLCGREGFVPNNYFGLFPKVRPKSFS, encoded by the exons atgacttctcAGAGCACCTATGGCAGCAACATCCTGT TCCAGACCATGAACGATGACCTGAATGCATCTTTGGCCAGCGCAGACGAGCTAGCCAAGGAGTTTAACTCCATGCTGAGGGAGGCTTCCTCCAGACCCACAGGCACACAGCATGCATCCCag GTTCCCCAGCACAACATCTCTCCAGCGCCCAGCACGCTAGGGGGGTCGAGCAGCTGGAATAACCTCAGCGCTACATCAACACCATACCAGCCCAGCGCATCGACCCTCCACCCGATGGACTCCACGATCACTATGATCAAGAGCGCCCCAACATCCCCAGCGCCTTCCATCAGTCCACTTTCTTCGCCCAAGATCAGCCGGGCCACTTCGCCTCTCCCCCGTGTTGTTCCTGATGGGTACACCTATCGGCAGCTGAGCCCCAAGCATTCGCCCCAAAA CAGAAGCTATGACCAGAGCCCCCGTGGTTCGGTGAGCTACGCGGAGAGGAGCCCATCCCCTAGCCGCACCGCGACATCGCACCTACCTGTGCCCTCGCCCAACCGACTCAGTCCTTTTGAAGGTCGCAGATCGCCTCGGCCTGACCGAGGCCCATCACCTTTGACTTTTCATCATGCTGTAGCTGAAACGCTTCCCCGGACTTTTACTTTCAGGCAACCAG ATGAAGGTGTACAGAGGCAAAAGAGTCCCAGCAAGTGGAACGAAACGGATCTAGACATGTCCTTCGAAAGGAAGCCTCACCACACCTATGACA AGGGCGAGTGGATCAGAGCATCCGTGCCTAACAGTAACTGGAGAGAGTCCAACCTGGATGGCCCTCCTCCAGCCCCCAGCCCCAAAAAG aatcaTCGTGCTTCCCCTCTTCAGTTCCCCCATGGTTCATTGAGCCGGAACAGTCGTGTGACAGTACTTCCGGAAGTAGTATCGCCAACCCAGTCCCATCAGTACCACCAGCAGCCCATCATCTCCCGTATTTCAATTCCGCCTCTTGCTACCCAGTCCCGACAACGCAGGCCCATCCCACTTTCTGTCATCATGCGTCTCCAAAACCCCCACTGGGGTGGCATGTCTGCCCTGACCACACCAGGGAGGCCTCCTGGAGATCCATGGGAGGCGCCCTACCAGCCTACCGCGTCCAGGAACCTCTTCAACCCGGCTGCCATGCAGCCACCGCCTGAGCTGAGACAACCGGCCGTTTACAGCGATG CGTTGAACCCGGGTGACATTGATGCTGAGCTGTCCCGACTAGATTTAGTTCACCACCTGCCAATGATCCATGAGAGCGAGCCTCACACCAGTCAAGGGCCTCCTCGACCCCTCAGTCCCACCCGGCTGCAGCCCGTGGTGGCCCCTGAGGCCCACAGCCAGGAGATCCCTGATCTGGAGGAGCTGCTCCGCATCCGCTCAGAGATCCCCCGGCCTTTAAAAAGGCGCGGCTCTGCAGACCAGTCGCGGCCTCTGAAGAACGCGTCACAGTATGAGCCCAATCAGTACAAGAAGCTCATCAACAAGCTCTTCCAGCGCAAGGAGCAGCGGCATAAGGGCGAGGGCGGCGGCGAGCGGGGGAGCGAGAGCGGCACCTCATCGGAGGGAGAGGACAACAGCGCCGCACCTCCTCCATCACAGGCCCCCAAGGCCTCCAAGCACCAGGACTGCAGA AACTACCATTCCATCCTGAGGGCCAGCCGGGAGCGTAAAAGTACCGGGAGGCGAGCCCGCCTGAGCCCACTGGTGCTGGCGCTGGATGGAGCGCTTGTGGGCGAGCTGGAGACGGTGCAGCGGGCCGTACAGGAG ATGCTGGACCCGAGTCAGCCGAACGACGAAGGGATCACGGCGCTCCACAACGCCATCTGTGGCGGCCATTACAACGTGGTAGACTTCCTGGTTCGGATCGGTGCCAATGTCAGCGCCCCGGACAGCCACGGATG GACTCCGCTGCACTGCGCGGCTTCGTGCAACGACCGGCCGTTGTGCGAGTTTCTGGTGAGGAATGGCGCAGCTGTGATGGCAATGACGGAGAGCGACGGCGCCACGGCCGCACAGAAGTGCGACCCCTATGCAGTCGCCTTTGAGGAGTGCGAGAGCTTCCTGAGAG